aagaagtcggagggcgagctccgccagtcgaaaaaatgctattccgaggccgccgctgaggccgcccacttcaggagtctccaagtgaaggcaatcatggactatagccggaggaaggcgaatttcacaaaggagctcgaggaatgtacgaagagcgccagcgaccgaacttgggctcaagaagccaggatcagcgcccttaaggtggagctgtcagctgcgaagaggaggatcggccagctggaagggaactcatcccggctcacagcgcaggatgagcagaaatggtcgcagaaggtctccaacctccagaagcagcttcaagatgctgagatgagccacgatgtgcagcgggccagctggcgccggcaggtagaagagtacaaagggagattccgtcaagcggcggacgaggtcgttcgtctccagaggcagttggttactagggcgcagcttgctaacgcccaagataccgaagagctcctagccctgaggggcactgtcgaggggatttccgtctcccttggggagaagacagccgaacttcagcaagtgaaaatccaactggcgctcgagcggaaggccgtcgcggatgcggagtctgaagttctgcggaagcggcgtcgagaagcggaggcagagagccgacatcttcgtcagacgctccaggatacgctacggaagaaggaagaactagaagaagcagtggagaacctgaggcagtcctggttgagggatggaggtgataaccctaggtcggagggagcaggacctccttagagttcttttgtagtcacctcctttttgtagctgctttcttcttgtcgttttgtccctctttccctggccgtcctggccctgtagcacgtatatcggaaatgaagaaaaagcgctttgtgttaccttgcccacgcgtagcaccgatattgtcgtccgttgaccctttctcgtcgtttggcttgtttggcttagatgtcgtcgtgggaagggaccctccccttccctccgatctcgtcatgtggccaagtctcgccaccatttttaacccttgctggcgaagtagcagatggagtccggcttccttaggagtccgggcgaagtctttcttggcggcggaatccggcttccgtaggagtccgggtgaagctttcctcggcggcggaacccggctcccgtaggagtccgggtgaagctttcctcggcggcggaacccggctcccgtaggagtccgggtgaagctttcctgggcggcggaacccgactcccgtaggagtccgggtgaagctttccttggcggcggaacccggctcccgtaggagtccgggtgaagctttccttggcggcggaacccggctcccgtaggagtccgggtgaagctttcctgggcggcggaacccggctcccgtaggagtccgggtcttccattttgcttgagccggcgcgaggttctcgttatcagcctggcttgtgggggcgcgttagggcgctgtaaggcctctcccccctccggtctaaaagaaccgggccttcaactttgctcatgtcaggacgaggttctcctcctgttcctgacatggctgtgggggcacattagggcgttgcaaggcctctccccccatccggtctaaaagaaccgggcctttgactttgctcaagttagggcgaggttttcctcctgtccctaacagggctgtgggggcacattagggcattgtgaggcctctccccccatccggtctaaaagaaccgggcctttgactttgctcatgttagggcgagattttcctcctgtccctaacaaggctgtgggggcacattagggcgttgtgaggcctctccccccatccggtctaaaagaacggggccttcgaccttgctcatgtctggacgaggttctcctcctgttcctgacatggccgttgtttttggaggggtcatatccagtcataatacatccacgttaagtaggaggagcatgttagctaaaaagaaaagtagattcaaagcgaaatagtaagcgatacatttacagtattcccgctccttcttgaggccctccggtgatggagtcgatggtcccgatgggcggccggtccccgggctgctcctcccttttctgcggttcaggcggcgggagggctcttggccggtctcttctatcctcaggcctgcggcggatgaatctgtcgagtcgacctcgccgaatgagctcctcgatctcgtcctggagctggatgcattcctccgtgtcgtggtcgtggtcgcggtggtagaggcagaacttgttggggttgcgcttcccggggtgtgtgcgcatcctctccggcctagggagctgctccctgacctccatcagcacctgggccttcgaggcgttgaggggggcgtagctgcggaatttccctggcggggaaccccgccgaaacctgttgtccgggcttctctgcctgcgtgcccaggggggagtatgggcgcgcttatgtccaagaggggatcgggagcgaggccgggcttcctttggcctcttctcgactgcgggcttactagaatctcctgcctgacgctccctcgcagtctcttcgtccttcattttgaaggcctcttccgctcgggcgtatccttcagcccgagccagtagatcagcaaaatccctggggtacttcttctccagggagtacaagaggtcattcttctgaaggccaccttttagggcggccatggcaactgactggtccaagttccggacctccaacgccgcgatgttgaagcggttgacgtaggcccgtatggactccccttccctctgcttgatgttgatgagggactccgaacctttccgggggcgccggctgctgacaaaatgggccacgaattggtggctcatttgatcggaggagaatatggtacccggcttcagagccgagtaccagttcctcgctgctctcttcaaagtagacgggaaagcccggcacaagatggcgtcgggagcaccgtgaagcagcatcatcgttcggaaggccttcagatgatccaccgggtccgacgtcccgtcgtagctttcaaactgggggagcttgaaattcggcgggatcggttcctgcataatcatttgggagaagggagggtcagtgcagatatcctcaccataagcgggaggtgcatggcggagttcttcgatccgccggttcatctcctggagcctccggtctaggaagtcctctcgactccgagtctcgagggtcttttggcagaacgggggcagggatctcccaggggtggagtcgtggtccgattgagggctctctaccctcggattcgccttcccgggaaggacggggcggctggcccaggtggcccgccccaccgccgggttctggcattccggagatgccccctccggatgcgtcgATGCCTGCGGTGGCTgttgctgcattgcctgtacggcctcgacgaggcctttgacctgctgcgccagcaagtcaaactgctccgcgccgaccaccgtcgccggagggggaggaggaggaggctgagaaacgggaggggaggccggagcctgagatctggccgcggaggccgtgtaccgccgggtggacgccctgcgcggaggcatcgggtgtcgatcttgcgggggggggattaggagtggatgacggagaaacgatcggaggcagctccgttgaacactccttcaagaacaagggtgctgcgaagacacagccccttcctctagcgccaatcctgttggtgcaaaaattcgcttgcgccggagaagctggagtcggggaagccgcggtcgccgccgggacctgcaaggaaagtctaaaccggaggtggggttgctccggcaagaccctccgacgctcaagtcagttctctgcctcaacaagaatggagtgctcgaacggagaatttagcagagttttgagataaagaagaatgagcttaaagaataacgtatctgggtcccccttttataggcggaggaggcaacggactgatggcgacgtttgtaaccgcctggtagtgggccgcccatggtcaggggaattgattgcgaaagatagtggagcagacgcgtggccatcacctcggcccgccacgtggaatctgttatgaggggtggagcagcgtccgttgccagcggataggagaatcgcatggtatccgtcgcaggaggtggagcaggttcgtggccgttactgtggcctgccaggggatagtggagctgtgcggagtccgccacaggaagtggagcagggtggctatggttactgcggcctgtcagggaatgatgatactgcgcggagtccgccacaggaagtggagcagggtcgtggccgttttgagggcctgtcagggggcgtggatctgtcgattgaagctcggcaacggccggagcccggtttctgttgaggtccgggagaggtcctcctggcggttggggtcgtgagcggagcccggctcccgggggagtccgggcggagctgttctgatgttggcggcggaacccggctcccgtaggagtccggacggagctgcacttgctgtcgtcggtggagcccggctcccgtaggagtccgggcagagctgcgctgcaatcaaagttaagggtgaagtccggctctggtaggagtccggatggagcttaccagcagttgatactgagagcggagcccggctcccgtaggagtccgggcggagctgttctgatgttggcggcggagctcggctcccgtaggagcccggatggagcttaccagcggttgatactgagagcggagcccggctcccgtaggagtccgggcggagctgttctgatgttggcggcggagcccggctcccgtaggagcccggatggagcttaccagcggttgatactgagagcggagcccgactcccgtaggagtccgggcggagctgttctgatgttggcggcggagcccggctcccgtaggagtccggatggagcttaccagcagttgatactgagagcggagcccggctcccgtaggagtccgggcggagctgttctgatgtcggcggcggagcccggctcccgtaggagtccgggtggagctgcacttgctgtcgtcggtggagcccggctcccgtgggagtccgggcggagctgcacctgctgtcggcggtggagcccggctcccgtgggagtccgggcggagctgctcttgctgtcgtcggtggagcccggctcccgtgggagtccgggcagagctgctcttgctgtcgtcggtggagcccggctcccgtgggagtccgggcagagctgcacttgctgtcggcggtggagcccggctcccgtgggagtccgggcggagctgcacttgctgtcggcggtggagcccggctcccgtaggagtccgggcagagctgctcttgctgtcgtcggtggagcccggctcccgtgggagtccggacagagctgcacttgctgtcggcggtggagcccggctcccgtaggagtccgggcggagctgcacttgctgtcggcggtggagcccggctcccgtaggagtccgggcagagctgctcttgctgtcgtcggtggagcccggctcccgtgggagtccggccagagctgcacttgctgtcggcggtggagcccggctcccgtgggagtccgagcggagctgcacttgctgtcggcggtggagcccggctcccgtgggagtccgggcagagctgctcttgctgtcgtcggtggagcccggctcccgtgggagtccgggcagagctgcacttgctgtcggcggtggagcccggctcccgtaggagtccgggcagagctgcacttgctgtcgtcggtggagcccggctcccgtgggaatccgggcggagctgcgctgatgtcgattccgttgagggtttcggctgtgggtattttatacccaacagcactGATGGAGAGCAGCTGTGAATTCTGTATCTTTGAAAGTGCATCTGCAGCCGCATTCTCTTTTTCTCGTTTATAGCATTTGTCAAAGTCATATCCCAACAGTTTTGTTAACCAGATATGTTGGCTAGGTGTATTCAATCTTTGTTCCAAAAGGAATTTTAAGCTTTTGTGGTCTGTTCTAactataaaatatctttttaccAAATAATGAGCCCACCTTGCCACAGCTAGCACTAATGCAAGCATCTCCTTCTCATAGGTGGATAATGATAAATGTTTATCAGAGAAAGTCTTACTTAAGTAAGCAATTGGATGTCCAATTTGCATGAGAACAGCCCCCATCCCAGTTCCACTAGCATCTGTCTTTATAGTAAATGGTAGGAAAAAATTTGGTAATGCTAAAATTGGAGTTTGTGCTAGTACCGTTTTGAGCTGCTGGAAGGATGCTTCAGCCTCACTACTCCACTTAAAATCCACTTTCTTCAGTAAGTTAGTCAAAAGTTTATTGATCTGTCCAAATTTAGCAATAAATCTTCTATAATAGCTAGCCAAACCCAAAAAACTCCATAGCTGCTTGACTGAAACTGGTTTGGGCCACTCAACTATCGCTGCAATCTTCTTTGGATCAGTTGCAACTCCTTCAGCTCTGATTATGTGCCCTAAATATTCTACTTGTTTCCCACCAAAGGTACATTTACTTTTTTTAGCATACAATCTGTTTTTCCTGAGAGTGTGCAAAATTTGTTGAAGGTGTACTAAATGTTGTTCCATATTCTGACTGTAAACCAGAATATCATCGAAGAAAACAAGCACAAActtcctcaaaaatttttcaaagacttcattCATAATCCTTTGAAATGTCGAGGGGGCATTTGTGAGTCCAAAAGGCATGACAAGGAACTCATAATGCCCATAATGAGTTCTAAATGCTGTCTTATGAATATTTGATTTGAACATCCTGACTTGATGATACCCTGACCTTAAATCAAGCTTAGAGAAAATAGTAGCACCATGTAGTTCATCTAGGAGTTCCTCTATTATAGGTATAGGGTATTTGTCCTTGATGGTATTCTTGTTTAGCTCCCTATAATCAATGCATATTCTCCATGTATTGTCTTTCTTCTTAACTAAGATCACTGGTGAAGCATAAGGACTTGAGCTATACTGAATGACTCCATTCTCCATCATTTTCTTAATTAATTCCTCAATCACATCCTTTTGCAGAGTAGAATGTTTGTATGGCTTGATGTTAATTGGTTGTGTCCCTTCTTTCAAATTTATCCTGTGATCAAAAATTCTGAAAGGTGGTAGAGTTTTAGGCTCCTGGAATACATCCTCATAGGTCTGTAGCAAATCCTGTAACTGATATTCAGCTGCTCCTTCCTTAAGTGACACTGCTGAATTGTCAGATTTCTCTAGGTCCAAAGTTCTCATTAGGCACAAATATACCTCTGAATATGCATTCCTTTTAAGTAGCAACTGATTGGGTTGTTGTGGCTCTATTGATGCGATTTGGAAGGAGCCAAGACCTTGTAGAGTGACTAGCCGCTGTTGCCACCAAAATTCCATTTTAAATTGCTTGAAATTCCACTTGATATCTCCCAAAGTAAATAGCCATTGCACCCCTAAAATCATGTCACACCTACTAAGAGGTAGCAAGTAAACTGATCATTCGAATTGTATTCCCTGCATGGACCATTGGAAAGTGTCATATTTACTAGCACACTTCAGCTTTGCACCATTTGCTACTTCTACTGACAGGGGATCAATTTTCTTAGTTGTACACCCAACCCTTTTGACTAAAGACACATCCAAGAAATTGTGTGCTGCCTGAATCCACCAGTATATGATCATTCTCTTCTTGTACCATCCTTGTAACCTCCTTGTCTGACTGTCTTGATTACTCATCTTTCCCAACAAGGCATGAACAGATATATGAGGTGTTTCATCTTTAACATCCTCAATGGCTGAAATGTCACCAGCTTCTTGTACTTCTTCCTCAAGTTCATCTGGTTCATGTAAATAAAGTCTGTAAAGATGTTTCCTCTGACATTTGTGCCCTGGGATGAACTTTTCTTCACACCACATGCATAAACCTTTAGCTTTCCTATCATCCATCTCCTTAGCTGATACTCCTTGTCTAGTTGACTTGGTATTAGCCTCAACCAATTTTCTAACTGGTGGTGTGGGTAGCAATCCTGGAGAAGATGAAGGTGGAAGAATTGCCCTATTTTGGTTGGTGTTTCCCTTGTATGGCACCCAAGATGCAGTTCTTGGACTATCATGAGGGTTGCTGCACTTCACTTCACTGTTTATTACCTTAGGTGATGTTCTCATAACCCCTTTTTTCTTGGCATCCCAAGCTGCACTTTGAAGCTTAGCACAAGAATATGCTTGTTGCAATGTTTTTGGAGAAAACAACCTCACATGCATTTCCAATGAATCTTCCAAACCCCTTAAGAAAAAACTCATAGCAAGATCCTTTGATATATTGGTTTTACTCAAAAGAACATCAAAAGCTTGTATATATTCACTAAGAGTGCCTGTTTGCTGCAATCTTTTGAAGTCAGACACAGGGTCCTCGAAGGCCCCTTCATGAAATCTAATCAACAATCCTTCAACAAATTCTTTCCAGCTTGGAATCATCAAAGAATCCCTATTTCTCATCCAATTTTGATACCATTGCAAAGCTTGGCCATCAAGATGCATTGAGGCTAACTTAACATGCATATTATTAGGGGTTCCATCTAAAGAAAAGAATTGTTCACGATGACAAATCCAACCCTCAACTTCATCTCCACTAAATCTAAAAAATTCCACCTTGGAGAACCTAGTAGGAGCTTGATAAGTAGGAGGGTTTGTGTTGGTGTTACCTGATGTGTGATATCCTATTTTTAAAATAGAGCCCATCTAAGTTTGGCCCATCAGGCCCACagcaggccaaaaaaaaaaaaggaacgaagactcccgttgggagtctttTTCTTCCCTGAGCTCGACTAGGAGAAGGCCTCCTAGGGCCAACGAGGGACCCTAGGAAGAGTCCTATAAATCCCCCCTCTCATCTATGGTCTGCTACGGCGAACACCAGTtttcccttctccttctctccAAATTTTCTCGTTGAAGCCGTCTGCGCCCTCTTTGTGTTTGCCTCAAATTCtcgtcggagacctcaccggagttgAAGGTAAGTCCCAATCCTCTTTcatctcttccttctcctccttcctatgGCTTTATACACCCTCACCGGCCGTCGGGctcgtcggaaaatccatgaaaaggcaaggccctattttgctctgttcggccgaGCCTTTCCTCTCCCTTTTTTCGACCACCGGCGCCATCATTTATGGTGTCTCACCCTTAGGATTAGACTCCCACCCCTCTACTTGTCATCCTTGAGAGGCTttggccgccggcgaccggccaatgaccgaaaaataaaagaaaaggggcggatcccctgtttttcattttctttctaatttttcgtCGGTCGAACCATGCCGCTGGCCATCTCTTGCtctaccgccgcctccacctgctgccaGACCTCTGGCCGTGCCGCCACACCTCCGGTCGTGCCGCCACACCTCATCGGAGCATGAGCCACCAAGTTCCCTCCTCCTCTGGTCCTCCCTTGTTCAGCcaaggaagaggaaagaaagaagaaaagaagaagagaagaaaaagaaaaagaagaaaaagaaaaaaagagaaaaagaagaaaaagaaaaaaataagaaaaaaataaggaaaaaaagagaagagacagaattttctctctcctcctctttctttctactttctctctctaaaattttttctactttctctctttagaatttctctctccttctttctctctctaagatgatCTATAGATCCCGTATCGAACCATCTTTTTCTCTTATGGGGATCTATGTTGACCTCAGTGAGATGATCCCGAATCGATTCAGTGTCTGAATGATCTATCGAACTGGTCATCCAGTCAACCACTTTctgttattatttaattttattgaatttatggaatgaaattgatcttgatttaatatGTTAAATAGGATAACCCGATTCAATTAAGGAAAACTAAAGATTTAGAGCGatcgatgtaagtggatcttacactccttatttatttttaaataatcatatttttcatgcaaagaattattgttgatgaaattatatttttcataaattaaggaTTAGCATATGTGAtgtgaaaaagtatgttttattatgagcattgatttcatgaatg
Above is a genomic segment from Elaeis guineensis isolate ETL-2024a chromosome 1, EG11, whole genome shotgun sequence containing:
- the LOC140856455 gene encoding uncharacterized protein, whose amino-acid sequence is MHLDGQALQWYQNWMRNRDSLMIPSWKEFVEGLLIRFHEGAFEDPVSDFKRLQQTGTLSEYIQAFDVLLSKTNISKDLAMSFFLRGLEDSLEMHVRLFSPKTLQQAYSCAKLQSAAWDAKKKGVMRTSPKVINSEVKCSNPHDSPRTASWVPYKGNTNQNRAILPPSSSPGLLPTPPVRKLVEANTKSTRQGVSAKEMDDRKAKGLCMWCEEKFIPGHKCQRKHLYRLYLHEPDELEEEVQEAGDISAIEDVKDETPHISVHALLGKMSNQDSQTRRLQGWYKKRMIIYWWIQAAHNFLDVSLVKRVGCTTKKIDPLSVEVANGAKLKCARVQWLFTLGDIKWNFKQFKMEFWWQQRLVTLQGLGSFQIASIEPQQPNQLLLKRNAYSEVYLCLMRTLDLEKSDNSAVSLKEGAAEYQLQDLLQTYEDVFQEPKTLPPFRIFDHRINLKEGTQPINIKPYKHSTLQKDVIEELIKKMMENGVIQYSSSPYASPVILVKKKDNTWRICIDYRELNKNTIKDKYPIPIIEELLDELHGATIFSKLDLRSGYHQVRMFKSNIHKTAFRTHYGHYEFLVMPFGLTNAPSTFQRIMNEVFEKFLRKFVLVFFDDILVYSQNMEQHLVHLQQILHTLRKNRLYAKKSKCTFGGKQVEYLGHIIRAEGVATDPKKIAAIVEWPKPVSVKQLWSFLGLASYYRRFIAKFGQINKLLTNLLKKVDFKWSSEAEASFQQLKTVLAQTPILALPNFFLPFTIKTDASGTGMGAVLMQIGHPIAYLSKTFSDKHLSLSTYEKEMLALVLAVARWAHYLVKRYFIVRTDHKSLKFLLEQRLNTPSQHIWLTKLLGYDFDKCYKREKENAAADALSKIQNSQLLSISAVGCKFENVAYPGLLQPLPIPEGPWQEVSMDFIEGLPKSNGKEVVMVKAVTGLPLSYQPGVSFPIAILNRRVVKRRNAAVVQILVQWNDSSPSEATWEFWEDIKRRFPDFNLEDKVA